One window of Microbacterium sp. 1S1 genomic DNA carries:
- a CDS encoding sensor histidine kinase, translated as MARRRQRTPRPSRIDRRTAALAALTAAVIVLYALLVPLQTVLSGTPLPLSFLLGAAVCGAPLLAPSRPRAAIVVFAVGAALLPLLVEPVRAVLSPWPWSVPALLAFALFVGVMSFVHGARLGVLALVIGALSPLTAPLLRPDMVSTPASSGSATADLIVTTSVATAMFLIAILVAGRIRVSAELTREKEHSALEESRRALVEERTRIARELHDVVAHSMSVIQVQASTARYRIVDLDDAAAAEFDDIAATARSSLTEMRRMLGVLRTEDQQAELAPQQGLDDVPALVDTVRRAGVEVGLALEGLETAAAAGPGVQIAAFRIVQEALSNAVRHAPGARVSVRLHAGPEGLRISVRNAAPPHPSESHPGGYGLRGMRERAELLGGSLTAGPTVDGGWEVDALLPLSSATVPPSPTAPAEEKETP; from the coding sequence ATGGCACGCCGCCGGCAGCGCACACCGCGCCCGTCTCGAATCGACCGTCGCACCGCGGCCCTCGCAGCGCTGACCGCGGCGGTCATCGTGCTGTACGCACTCCTCGTCCCGCTGCAGACCGTCCTGTCCGGCACCCCACTGCCTCTCTCCTTCCTGCTGGGCGCCGCCGTGTGCGGCGCTCCGCTGCTCGCCCCCTCGCGGCCCCGGGCAGCGATCGTCGTCTTCGCCGTCGGCGCCGCCCTCCTCCCGCTCCTCGTCGAGCCCGTGCGCGCGGTCCTGTCCCCGTGGCCATGGTCCGTGCCCGCCCTGCTCGCGTTCGCCCTCTTCGTCGGCGTGATGTCCTTCGTGCACGGCGCCCGCCTCGGCGTGCTCGCCCTCGTGATCGGTGCCCTCAGCCCGTTGACGGCGCCGCTCCTGCGCCCGGACATGGTCTCGACGCCGGCGAGCTCCGGAAGTGCCACGGCCGACCTCATCGTGACGACGTCGGTCGCCACAGCGATGTTCCTCATCGCCATCCTCGTCGCCGGGCGAATCCGGGTGTCGGCCGAGCTGACGAGGGAGAAGGAGCACAGCGCGCTGGAGGAGTCCCGCCGCGCGCTCGTGGAGGAGCGCACCCGGATCGCCCGCGAGCTGCACGATGTCGTCGCGCACAGCATGTCGGTCATCCAGGTGCAGGCTTCCACAGCGCGGTATCGGATCGTGGACCTCGATGACGCCGCGGCCGCCGAGTTCGACGACATCGCCGCCACGGCACGATCGTCCCTCACGGAGATGCGCCGCATGCTGGGCGTGCTCCGCACGGAGGATCAGCAGGCCGAGCTCGCCCCGCAGCAGGGTCTGGACGACGTGCCTGCCCTCGTCGACACCGTCCGCCGTGCCGGGGTGGAGGTGGGGCTCGCGCTGGAAGGGCTCGAGACGGCGGCCGCGGCGGGACCCGGTGTGCAGATCGCCGCCTTCCGCATCGTGCAGGAGGCACTGAGCAACGCCGTCCGTCACGCCCCGGGCGCGCGCGTCTCCGTCCGGCTCCACGCCGGCCCCGAGGGCCTCCGCATCTCGGTGCGCAACGCGGCACCTCCGCACCCGTCGGAGTCCCACCCCGGTGGCTACGGCCTGCGCGGGATGCGTGAACGCGCCGAGCTGCTCGGCGGAAGCCTGACGGCCGGTCCCACCGTCGACGGCGGGTGGGAGGTGGACGCCCTGCTCCCGCTGTCCTCCGCGACCGTCCCGCCGTCCCCCACCGCTCCGGCGGAAGAGAAGGAGACCCCGTGA
- a CDS encoding response regulator has translation MTISVLIADDQAMVRAGFAALLDAHEGIRVVGQAADGTEAVALSARLDPDVILMDVRMPELDGIEATRRILGPSYPAAHVPRILMLTTFDIDDYVYDALAAGASGFLLKDALPEELVHAVRVVAGGDALLAPSVTRRMIEQFAGRRPASRRSTTALAELTDREREVLVLIGKGRSNTEIAGDLFIAEQTVKTHVGKVLAKLGLRDRVHAVILAYDTGLVEPSA, from the coding sequence GTGACCATCAGCGTGCTCATCGCCGACGACCAGGCGATGGTCCGTGCCGGCTTCGCCGCCCTGCTGGACGCTCATGAGGGCATCCGCGTGGTGGGCCAGGCCGCCGACGGCACCGAGGCGGTCGCCCTCTCCGCCCGGCTGGATCCCGACGTGATCCTCATGGACGTCCGTATGCCGGAGCTGGACGGGATCGAAGCCACCCGGCGCATCCTCGGCCCGTCCTATCCGGCCGCCCACGTGCCGCGGATCCTCATGCTCACCACGTTCGACATCGATGACTACGTCTACGACGCCCTCGCCGCCGGGGCCAGCGGGTTCCTCCTCAAGGACGCGCTCCCGGAGGAGCTCGTGCACGCGGTGCGCGTGGTGGCCGGCGGCGACGCCCTGCTGGCCCCGAGCGTCACCCGGCGGATGATCGAGCAGTTCGCCGGCAGGCGTCCGGCCTCCCGACGCTCCACGACCGCCCTCGCCGAGCTCACCGACCGTGAGCGGGAGGTGCTCGTCCTCATCGGCAAGGGCCGGTCCAACACCGAGATCGCGGGCGACCTCTTCATCGCCGAGCAGACGGTGAAGACGCACGTCGGGAAGGTGCTCGCCAAGCTGGGCCTGCGCGATCGCGTGCACGCCGTGATCCTCGCCTATGACACCGGCCTGGTGGAGCCCTCCGCCTGA
- a CDS encoding acyltransferase family protein: MVIAAAPRLSTRSSAASAPTGHRDTGIDFVRALCVLGVVLLHALMVGVTVSETGPVFENASDGTGWIAPVSWLLQVMPLFFVIGGFSGLLAYRRLRDRGESAAAFVAGRVHRLLRPALFVIAAVGVTLAVLTVLGVAPDLIAVAGFRYGQPLWFLGVFLLCQALLPAFVALHERAPLRTIGLLAAGAVAVDALRAATGNDAIGFLNLAFVWLTMQQLGFFLADGRVDSLRRRTRITIGAGSLVLLIGFFLLGVYSPDLIANINPPTAALLLVGLVHTALFSLYRDRIRRFSRRGAVAAFTGFVTRRTMTIYLWHMPVLLVMAGATALAALAGGIELPVLDSPDWWAARPLWLLTALALTALLAVRVDRFENHPSPEPSGSHRRLALGTLLGLAGVVLLLVLGTTVSTAILAVLLLMAALRLAGRSRSAAPGTAVLA; the protein is encoded by the coding sequence ATGGTCATCGCCGCGGCTCCACGCCTCAGCACCCGCTCATCCGCCGCTTCGGCCCCCACCGGCCACCGCGACACCGGCATCGACTTCGTGCGGGCCCTGTGCGTGCTCGGCGTCGTCCTGCTGCATGCGCTCATGGTGGGAGTCACGGTGTCCGAGACCGGACCGGTGTTCGAGAACGCGAGCGACGGCACGGGGTGGATCGCGCCGGTGAGCTGGCTGCTGCAGGTGATGCCCCTGTTCTTCGTGATCGGCGGGTTCTCCGGGCTCCTCGCCTATCGTCGTCTCCGTGACCGCGGTGAGAGCGCCGCCGCCTTCGTGGCCGGGCGCGTGCATCGGCTCCTGCGCCCCGCTCTCTTCGTCATCGCCGCCGTCGGTGTCACGCTCGCGGTCCTCACTGTGCTCGGCGTCGCCCCTGACCTCATCGCCGTCGCCGGCTTCCGATACGGGCAGCCCCTGTGGTTTCTCGGCGTCTTCCTGCTGTGCCAGGCGCTCCTTCCGGCCTTCGTCGCCCTGCACGAGCGCGCGCCGCTGCGCACCATCGGCCTCCTCGCCGCGGGCGCCGTGGCTGTCGACGCGCTGCGCGCCGCGACCGGGAACGACGCCATCGGTTTCCTCAACCTCGCCTTCGTCTGGCTGACGATGCAGCAGCTCGGGTTCTTCCTCGCCGACGGCCGGGTGGATTCGCTGCGCCGGCGGACGCGCATCACCATCGGCGCCGGCTCCCTCGTGCTGCTCATCGGGTTCTTCCTCCTGGGCGTGTACTCCCCCGACCTCATCGCCAACATCAATCCGCCGACGGCCGCCCTGCTGCTGGTCGGCCTGGTGCACACGGCGCTGTTCTCCCTGTATCGCGACCGCATCCGCCGCTTCAGCCGCCGGGGCGCCGTCGCCGCGTTCACCGGTTTCGTCACGCGCCGCACGATGACCATCTACCTCTGGCACATGCCGGTGCTGCTCGTCATGGCCGGAGCGACGGCCCTGGCCGCCCTCGCGGGCGGGATCGAGCTCCCCGTGCTCGACAGCCCGGACTGGTGGGCGGCCCGCCCGCTCTGGCTCCTGACGGCCCTCGCCCTCACCGCTCTGCTGGCGGTGCGCGTCGACCGATTCGAGAACCACCCCTCCCCGGAGCCCTCGGGTTCGCACCGCCGGCTGGCGCTGGGTACTCTGCTGGGCCTGGCCGGGGTGGTACTCCTTCTCGTCCTCGGTACGACGGTCTCCACCGCCATCCTCGCCGTGCTGCTGCTGATGGCGGCGCTGCGGCTGGCGGGACGCTCCCGCAGCGCTGCGCCCGGCACCGCCGTCCTGGCCTGA